The following coding sequences are from one Streptomyces sp. TS71-3 window:
- a CDS encoding TatD family hydrolase gives MRTSALPPLDLHAHIDTSVPVDDLAGLGAVIFAATRSLPEAARAVQRHDDRIIWGVGAHPGLARSHTGFDPNTFTQLIDHTPLVSEIGLDGRSRVPLENQQTTLRNVLDVLARTPRIASIHSYVACEQVLDELERSPAPGMVLHWWLGDPEQTARAVRLGCYFSVNASAARKTALLQTIPLDRVLTETDHPFGDRSSAQPLPGNVTAVEQTLARHHRTTPRDIRQTVWHNLAALVRDTRCATLLSRRVRSHLASLPPR, from the coding sequence ATGAGGACGAGCGCACTGCCACCGCTGGACCTGCACGCACACATCGACACCAGCGTCCCGGTCGACGACCTCGCTGGCCTGGGCGCCGTCATCTTCGCCGCCACCCGGTCCCTGCCCGAGGCCGCCCGAGCCGTCCAGCGACACGATGACCGGATCATCTGGGGAGTCGGCGCCCACCCCGGACTCGCCCGCAGCCACACCGGCTTCGACCCCAACACCTTCACTCAACTGATCGACCACACCCCGCTGGTCAGCGAGATCGGACTCGACGGCAGGAGTCGCGTCCCGCTCGAGAACCAACAGACCACCCTCCGCAACGTCCTCGACGTCCTGGCGCGAACCCCGCGCATCGCCAGCATTCACAGCTACGTCGCCTGCGAGCAGGTGCTGGACGAACTGGAACGGTCCCCGGCCCCCGGCATGGTTCTCCACTGGTGGCTCGGAGACCCGGAGCAGACCGCCCGCGCCGTCCGCCTGGGCTGCTACTTCTCCGTCAACGCCTCCGCCGCACGCAAGACCGCTCTGCTGCAGACCATTCCTCTCGACCGTGTACTGACCGAGACCGACCACCCCTTCGGCGACCGCAGCTCCGCCCAGCCACTGCCCGGCAACGTCACCGCCGTTGAACAGACCCTCGCACGCCACCACCGAACAACACCCAGGGACATCCGCCAGACCGTGTGGCACAACCTGGCCGCACTCGTGCGCGACACCCGCTGCGCAACACTGCTCAGCCGACGGGTACGGTCCCACCTCGCCTCACTCCCGCCACGGTGA
- a CDS encoding P-loop NTPase fold protein encodes MSAQLWSDEPTHLDLLSFDAVAKTVVQAVLDDALDPVTVGVSGAWGSGKTTVLRLIEDELAPQPRTDATVLVISTDPWRYDPGVSAKETLIGEVLSAVAAELAQKEQPGQARSRARAVLTTLRRRVDWAKALQVAAKTSLTLQLPSVDDLTSLINIEPSSQDADAADPPSRGLEEFRSEFCTLMESAELSHLKRVVVLVDDLDRCLPETVVDTLETIRLFLAVPKMAFVVAADEHRVADALRARFAAPGSTQQGADERYFEEPASLYLHKIVQTTVPLPTLSRFDTEAFLVLLQLLQRLPDEELTPYIAACVRLRREKGLLDDLATTVNGNDISAELAFASRMTPILYEKLQGSPRRIKRFLNDLRVRQSVADHRGILLEADIVAKLMVLEKLLPDAFTTVLGWLARGELRSRMAKLEAAAGRPAPEPQPAQDVGPSPDDDAPSTGEQNPAPDETEPVTFEDELIRWAKLSPSLGPVDLAPYLYLAAAFSGEQLLDAGLPGRLRDIAANLLSTARFDQHRVTDADIEALGEDDALSLVEYLGRAGRDRPAEQSAAVRGMVRIVTAYPATTERATRLLQSVPAGELEPATILTLPAADPAFRSVLEHWKTHAPADPARTKRALEHALGAGSRL; translated from the coding sequence ATGTCTGCACAGCTGTGGTCGGACGAGCCGACACACCTGGATCTTCTGTCGTTCGACGCGGTGGCCAAGACCGTGGTCCAGGCCGTACTCGACGACGCCCTCGACCCGGTGACCGTCGGGGTCTCGGGTGCCTGGGGGAGCGGCAAGACCACGGTGCTCCGACTGATCGAGGACGAGCTCGCCCCGCAGCCCAGGACCGACGCCACCGTTCTCGTGATCAGCACGGATCCGTGGCGCTACGACCCCGGTGTCAGCGCCAAGGAAACCCTGATCGGCGAGGTGCTCAGCGCCGTCGCCGCCGAACTCGCCCAGAAAGAACAGCCGGGACAGGCCCGCAGCCGTGCCCGGGCGGTGCTGACTACGCTGCGCCGGCGGGTCGACTGGGCCAAGGCCCTGCAGGTGGCGGCCAAGACGTCGCTGACCCTGCAGCTGCCCTCCGTCGACGACCTCACCAGCTTGATCAACATCGAACCCAGCAGCCAGGACGCCGACGCCGCAGACCCTCCGTCCCGCGGACTGGAGGAATTCCGCAGCGAGTTCTGCACGCTGATGGAGTCCGCCGAGCTCAGCCACCTCAAGCGCGTCGTCGTCCTCGTCGACGACCTCGACCGCTGCCTGCCCGAAACGGTCGTGGACACACTCGAGACCATCCGACTGTTCCTGGCGGTGCCCAAGATGGCGTTCGTCGTTGCCGCGGACGAGCACCGGGTGGCCGACGCCCTGCGTGCCCGCTTTGCCGCCCCCGGCAGCACACAGCAGGGAGCAGACGAGCGGTACTTCGAGGAACCTGCCAGCCTCTACCTGCACAAGATTGTGCAGACCACGGTGCCGCTGCCCACCCTGAGCCGCTTCGACACCGAAGCCTTCCTCGTCCTGCTGCAACTTCTCCAGCGCCTGCCCGACGAGGAGCTCACCCCCTACATCGCGGCCTGCGTACGCCTGCGCCGGGAGAAGGGACTGCTGGACGACCTGGCCACGACCGTGAACGGCAACGACATCTCCGCCGAACTGGCCTTTGCCTCACGGATGACGCCCATCCTCTACGAGAAGCTCCAAGGCAGCCCCCGCCGCATCAAGCGCTTTCTCAACGACCTGCGGGTGCGCCAGTCCGTCGCCGACCACCGCGGCATCCTCCTCGAGGCGGACATTGTGGCCAAGCTCATGGTGCTGGAGAAGCTCCTGCCCGACGCCTTCACCACCGTCCTGGGATGGCTGGCCCGCGGCGAACTGCGCTCCCGGATGGCCAAACTGGAAGCGGCCGCCGGCCGTCCCGCCCCCGAACCCCAGCCAGCCCAGGACGTCGGCCCCTCGCCCGACGACGACGCCCCCTCGACAGGAGAGCAGAACCCGGCGCCGGACGAGACCGAGCCGGTCACCTTCGAGGACGAACTGATCCGATGGGCCAAACTTTCCCCGAGTCTCGGCCCCGTGGACCTGGCCCCCTACCTCTACTTGGCGGCCGCGTTCTCCGGCGAGCAGCTCCTCGACGCCGGACTGCCGGGTCGGCTGCGGGACATCGCGGCCAACCTGCTGTCCACCGCGCGCTTCGACCAGCACCGGGTGACCGACGCCGACATCGAAGCACTCGGCGAGGACGACGCCCTGAGCCTGGTCGAGTACCTCGGCCGGGCAGGCCGGGACCGCCCGGCCGAACAGAGCGCGGCCGTGCGCGGCATGGTCCGTATCGTCACCGCCTACCCGGCCACCACTGAACGGGCCACCCGGCTCCTGCAGTCCGTCCCGGCTGGCGAACTGGAGCCGGCCACCATCCTGACCCTCCCGGCTGCCGACCCCGCCTTCCGCAGCGTGCTGGAGCACTGGAAGACCCATGCCCCGGCCGACCCGGCCCGGACCAAGCGTGCCCTGGAGCACGCCCTGGGCGCAGGAAGCCGCCTCTGA